One segment of Bacteroides caecimuris DNA contains the following:
- the rd gene encoding rubredoxin — translation MKKYICTVCEYIYDPEQGDPESGIEPGTAFEDIPDDWTCPLCGVGKEDFEPYEG, via the coding sequence ATGAAGAAGTACATTTGCACGGTCTGTGAATATATTTACGACCCTGAACAAGGAGATCCGGAAAGCGGAATTGAACCAGGAACAGCCTTTGAAGACATTCCAGATGATTGGACTTGTCCGTTATGCGGAGTCGGCAAAGAAGATTTTGAACCGTACGAAGGATAA